ATACAGTAATGCTTCAGAATACGAATACTTATGAGGAATATACGCTTTCCAGCAAGGAAGGCCAGCGCATATCTTTTGCACCCGATCCAACCTTCCGACTGGGGCCTTATCTGGGTTGGCGCTGGGTGTTCCTTGGTTACACCGTTGACCTCAAACATATCAATGCGAGTTCACAACATACCAATAAGAAAGAGTTTGACTTGAGCTTATATAGCAGTATGTTGGGCATCGATTTATTTTGGAGACAAACGGGTAATGATTACCATGTACAACGCATGAATCTGAGCAGCGAACTTGATACATCACCGATGCACAAAGTTCCTTTTGATGGTTTTAAGTCCAGTATTAAAGGGTTCAATCTTTACTATATCTTCAATCATAGAAAATTCTCATACCCAGCAGCTTACTCGCAAAGTACCTGTCAAAGAAAAAGTGCTGGTTCTATGCTCTTAGGGATTGGTTATATGCGGCATACGCTTGATGTTGACTGGGATAAGTTGAGTTCTCTTGTAGATGAGAAATTAGGAAAAAAGGAAGATGGAAAATCAAGAATAGATAGTACTTTAACCTTCTCGAAGGTGAAATATTCAGACATCTCGGTTTCTTGCGGATATGCTTATAATTGGGTATTTGCAAAGAACTTCCTCTTTAATGCTTCGCTTTCGGTAGGTCTTGCTTACAACAAATCGAAATCAGATACAGAACATAGCAGATTGGATATTCATGATTTCAGTTTCAATAATTTCAATCTTGATGGTATTGGTCGGTTTGGAATTGTATGGAATAATACGAAGTGGTATGCTGGAGCCAGCGCAGTAATCCATACTTATAATTATAAAAAAGAACAGTTTTCTACAAACAGTTCTTTTGGCTCGCTGAATATCTATGTAGGTGTGAACTTTGGTCGTAAGCGACACCATTAACGATTCCATCAAGTAAAAACATAATTGATATGATGTATTTTAAGTTTATTTTAGCCAGTCAGATTTTAAATCTGGCTACATTATTGGCTGTAGGACAAACGAGAAGTTGTACGTTCGAACCGCATCCTAAGTCGGTTTCTAATGGAGTTAAGAAGGAGAATATTGATAGTTATCAGGATGCTCATCTTTCTCCATTAAAGACTTCATCTGACAAAGTCGTTAGTCATCGTACTGACGATACAGCACATTATCAGGTTGATGCTACATATAGTCAGTCAGATATTTCCCGTATCAACTCCTTACTTCGAGAGGCTTCCCAACTCAAAGCAAAACCGAAAAGTTGGATGCTTTGGTTTGGAAAGAAATTCATAGGTGTTCCGTATGTAGGAGGAACTTTGGATAGGGCGGAGGAAGAAAAACTGGTTATTAATACTTCAGAACTCGACTGTACGACTTTTGTTGAAATTGTGACAGCATTGACTCGTTGCATGTCCGGGAATGGAAAAAGGGATTTCTCAGATTTTTTCCGACAGCTTCAGCATGTCCGTTATATCAATGGAGAAATTGTCTATGAAAAGAGACAGCATTATTTTACTGTTTGGATTAGTGATAATGCAGAGGAAGGCATTGTTACTGATATTCAGAACAATCCTCCTTTCACCAAAGTTCAGCATGTTTCTGTGAATTGGATGACTACTCATCAGCAGAGCTATAAGATGCTAAAAAATAATACAAAGCGACTTCAAGGTATTAAAGCATTGGAAGAGCAGATTAGTGGTAAAAGTTATCGGTATATTCCAAAAGAGCAGATTGTGGATAGTCGTTTATTCAGAAATACCATTCATAATGGCGACATCCTTGTCATGATAACCAATAAAAAGGGACTTGATACGACGCATATAGGAATAGCATCTTGGCATCAAGATGGACTCCATATGCTTAATGCAAGCAGTATTCACAAGAAGGTAATTGATGAACCAATGCTTCTGCGTACTTATATGATGAAACATCCGAGCCAGATAGGAATCAGAGTTTGCAGAGTTGTTGATGGAGCTAAATGATTTTGAGAATATATTTTAAATTATTATTGTACCTATAGTCTGTGGATAAGTTTTAAATGTTTGTTTTTGACTTTCCTAAAAAGTTAGGCTATTGGGGAATAGAAACAAGTCATTTAGCACACCTATCTTTCGGAGATAGCACTCGTATCTCTCATTCCTATAAAAATGCTTTTTGGAGGGCACCAAAGTGCTATAGTCAGGGCACATTGGTGCTGCCCCCGAGCACTATAAGAAAACAAGTTGGTTCTCTCTCTTGGGTGAAATGCGCAAAATGAGCAGTCATTTGTCTTGAAAACGTTTCTTTCAATTCAATGACTGTTCATTTTTTATTTTAACATCACTGCTATATTTTTGCACTTCTATTGAGAACTTGCCCTAAATATAGTAATGATGATTATCTTTTACCTCTTCTTCCGGAATTGCCTTTATTTCTATTATCTCCAGAGAAAGATCCTGAATTTCTACCATTTCCATGATTTTGTTTGCCGTTTCCACGATTTTGACTCATGTCACCGCGTCTATGATTTCCTTCATCAAAATTAGGGTTGAAACTCTTTTTCTTTTTATCCTTGAAGAATCCAGAACCTTTATCGGCTTTCAACTGCTCTTTTACAGACTTGGCAAGTTCGCGAGGAGATAGTGGTCTTTGTGAACCCTCATGATGGTTACGGGCATTCAGAGGTTTGCCATTATTGAGATATTTATCCTCATCATAGCATCCTACATTGCCATATCCCTTAGGTTGGTATGATTGATTTCTACCATTTCTTCCGGAATTGGGGCCGTAAGAAGAATTTCCCTGTCTGTTCTTTCCTCTTGCACCACGACCAACGCCTGGGTTGTCATAAGTAGAGCCTACAGCTTTCTCATCGAATCTTGCAGAAGTGTGCCCGCCTTTCATATCACGCTTATCATATAGTTTCGCAATCAGGTCGCTTCTGCCAATTCTACGTAATTCAGATTCTATAGCCCTTCTTTCTTCCGGTTTATACCAGAAGAAGAACATTCTCTGAGCGAGTTTTTCCTTCTGAGTCTTGGCACTGAAAACTGGTTCCAGAGTGTATGGATCATATCCTGTGTACCAGGTTTCCGTAGAGATTGTCATCGGAGTAGGAGTGAAGTCCTGTACTTGTTCAAGATGGAAATCCAGTCCCTTGGTTATAACAGCCAATTCTGCCATATCCTCTTCATGACAGCCCGGATGTGAACTGATGAAATAAGGAATGATTTGCTGATTGAGCCCCTCTTCTTTGTTGATCTTATCGAAGATACGTTTGAATTCATAGAATAAGTCGAACGATGGCTTACGCATGAACTTGAGAACTTCCGGACTTGTATGCTCTGGTGCCACTTTCAGTCGTCCGCTCACATGCTTGGTAATCAGCTCGCGGGTATATTCCCTTGCAGCCTGATTCACCTTCTCATCCTTGCTTTTATGCAATAGCAAATCATAGCGGACACCACTACCTATAAAACTTTTCTTGATACCAGGCAGGGCATCAACTGCATGATAAATTTCGAGGAGTTTGCTATGATCGGTATTGAGGTTTGGACAAATCTGGGGATTTACGCATGATGGACGTTTGCACACCTCACAGGCCTTCTGATTTTTGCCATGCATTCCATACATATTAGCTGATGGACCGCCTAAATCGCTCAAGTATCCTTTAAAATCAGGCATTGCGATGATTTTCTTCACCTCCTTCAGAATACTTTCCTTGCTTCTGCATACCACAAATTTGCCCTGGTGAGCAGAGATGGTGCAGAAAGAGCAGCCGCCAAAACAGCCACGGTGCAGGTTGACAGAGAACTTGATCATCTCATACGCAGGAATCGTTTTCCCTTTATATTTCGGATGAGGCAGACGGGTGTATGGCAAATCGAAAGCTGCATCCAATTCCTCTGTTGTCATCAGAGGGAAAGGAGGGTTGACCACAACATATTTTCCATCCACTTCCTGAATCATTCTCTGTGCATGCATCTTATTGGCTTCTTCCTCCAGATGGCGCACATTCTCAGCCTGACCTTTCTTGTTGTGAAGACACTCCTCATGGCTATGCAGGATGATGTCATCATCCTTGAAACCACCAGGAATATCCTTTTCCTTACAATAGAAAGCAACCTGTGGCATTTCGTGAATCTCGTCCATTGTCTTTCCTTCAGCAAAAGCGTTGGCAAGTTCCACAATAGAACGTTCACCCATTCCATAGAGAATGAGGTCGGCACCTGAATCACAGAGAATACACTTGCGCAGTTCGTCTTTCCAATAATCATAGTGACTGATACGGCGCAACGAAGCTTCTATACCGCCAAGAGCCACAGGTACATCAGGGAAAAGTTTCTTCAATATCTGAGTATAGACGATAGAAGGATAGTCTGGACGCATGTCATGGCGCGAGTCTGGACTGAATGCATCTTCACTTCGCATACGGCGATTGGCAGTATAGCGGTTTACCATCGAGTCCATGGCTCCTGGAGAAACGCCAAAGAACAGACGTGGACGTCCGAGCTTTTTGAAATCACGGAAATCACCATGCCAGTCTGGTTGAGGCACAATAGCCACACGGTAGCCATTGGCTTCAAGGATTCTGCCAAGTATAGCAGAACCAAAGGATGGATGATCTACGTAGGCATCTCCTGAAAACAGGATAACGTCCAGTTCGTCCCACCCTCTGAGTTCACATTCTTTCTTAGTTGTTGGTAAAAAATCTGTTAATTTATAATCCATTTAAAATCTGTCTTAAAGAGGTTCAGGAGTTAGTCATTAACCGCGTCTGGTTCAGCTTCTGTTGCCTCCTCAGTTTCCTTCTTCTCTTTCCAATCTACATATAGCAATACCAGGTTATGAAGGCCTAAGGCTTTCATATTGCTATTATAAATAACGTCAAGGCATAGATCCAAAAGATTCTTGTCCTGACAGTTGTCTGCTTCCAATAAAGAGCGGACATTCAACTTCAATTTTTCAAGTACTTCTTCATCAATGATTCCATTACTGTCCACCAGATTGCGAAGAAGCTGATACTTATCAATAGTTTCAAGATGCAGGTCGCTTACTTCAATAGAGCGAGTACCTGATTGGTTTGCTTGAATTTTATACATAATATTCTACATTTAAAGGGTTATTATTTCTTTTTTATCATATTCAGATTTGTTGAATGCATTGACTTGTTGAATATATCAGAAAACAGTATTATTACTTGTTGTCAAGTAAATACTTGAGAATACCAGACATTAACTGTACGCGTGTCTGCTCATTCTTGATACACTCGAATGGGAAGCCCATGGTGAATGAACCATACCCATTGCCTTTATATCCTACAGCAGCACTTGCTCCATTTATATATTGCATTGTGCAGATAGCCCCATCAATTGGGGCAAGAATATCAGGATGTGTTGCAGCGTAGTGCTTGTCATTCAATTTGTCGTAATAATCAAAGTTCATTCCTAATCCGTTAACCATCGGTGTGGCTTTCAGACTGTCTGAAACCTGATATTGCACCTTCAGCGTATTAGCCAGGAAATTCTTCTCTTCATCCGTTTGCATATCGCTTCCGATGTAGGAGCCGCTCACCAATAAACGTCCTCCATGATGCATGTAATTCTCAATCTTATTGATCATGGTAGGGGTAAAAGATTTGTAGTATTCAGGCGTGTAGCCATCATATCTTTCGAGTCCATTGATCAAATCAACTATTGAGTACTTGCCCATATTTACCTTACCCGAAAGGATGGCTTCGCTGGAGCAACTGGCAATACTATACAGATTAGAAGTAGCAATTGCTCTGGCATGTTCTACTGGATAATTGAAATCATTACCTGCAATCATTTTTCCTGCCATTTCGTCACCGCAGTACCCAAGTCCATCAGCAGTCATCACGCCCATTTTAGAACGTTTGAAAACTCTCTGCTTACCATTCCATCCAGCATTCAGGCCATAACTTACTCCAGGATCCTGATCAAAATCAAAGCCTTGTTCCGCTTCATTGTCTATCACTTGAGGTGCAGCCAAACGATGAAAGTTGTTGACTATCAATACGGTATGGTGAGCTTTCGGATTGTAGAGAGCAGCCAATGTCTCAGATGGAAAACTTTCTCCACCTTTGTTCAGTGCGGTCACCTTAAAGCTATACGTCTTACCAGGTTCCAGTTTGATCTGGCAGGCAGCAGTTCTGATAATTTGCCCATTATCGAAGCCACCTCTTCCTTCTGCTATATACAAGACATAAGAGGTAGGAGTTGCTGTCGGTTCTGTTTTATCAGTCTGCGGACTCCATGAAAGAGTAGCTATTCCCTGATTGTTCACTTCTACAGAAAAGTGATTTGGAGGCAAAGGTTGAACCGTATATTTCTTGCCATGATTGGAGGAAACATATCTGAGAATGGTCTTGTATAGTGAACGAGCGATGGTGAATTTAGCCATTGGATTCTGAGCCAGTTTCATATCTGGGAAACTCTGATGAGAGAGAGTTTCGATGATGGCAGAAGGCACTTCTGGCAATCTTGTTTCAGAATAATTTCTGTCCCAAAGATAGCGTTCTCCAAAATCACCATATTTATATCTCATGTCTGTAACGAGGTTCTTCAGCAATGCCTGGGCAAAATCCTTGGATGTAAATCTGGAAATACCCGTATTCAATTTCTCATCATTGAAGTTGGTTGTGCAAATAGCCAAAGATCCATATACAGATTTGCCGTCTGGATTGTATCCCGCATCACTATGAATGGCAAGTGATAATTCAATAGGTACATTCTTGCCGTCTTTAGCAGGCATATAGACACTACCACCACCCAGCCAGTTGGTCATGAGCGAACGGGTATTGATATCATCAGCATAATCATTTTTGCCCTTTCTTCCTCCATAAACAGAGTAGGGAGCGCCTGCCCATTGTGCGTAATATCTTGCCCCTTCCAGACAACGAGGAACCCCACTGTTGTAATCGCCACGAAGAATATTTCCCATACCTCCTCCAAATCTTACAGCATCACTTGTCACGATACCTTTGGAAGAAGCCTGATTGGTCACGACAACACGATTGAACTCATTGCAACCTTTATCGAAATCAAATGTGCCCAAATAGACCCATGTGCTGCCTCCCATTCTCTGGTTGACTGTAAATTCCGTAACCTGCCCTTTGTGGAAAACGAGATATTTTGCATCCTTCACACTTTTAGGCAAAGTCTGATAACTTACATAGACAGCATATTTACCAGCATCAGGAATATTTGGCTGATAGCTGATTTCACTGTAATTCTTCTTTTTAGTGGCTTTAGCCTTTCTGATGGAACCATCAGTAAAAGGATTTTCCCCATCATTGTAGAGTGCCTTTTTTGCAGCAAATCCAGGTTCCTTACCTGTTTTCCATTTCTTTCCATTTACCGTTTCTTTGTAGTAATTGGCTTTGATAGGATCATCATTATCAACTATGATTTCCTTTTTTTGCCAATCTCTTTCACGTGGAGTGAAAACGATGGCACCGGCATTCTGAAGCATCGGAATCAGATAAGGGATAACAATGGTTTGCGTGAACAAATCCTCGGTAGTACCAAAGAGATTTGGTCGTTGCCATTTCCAGCGTTTCTGATCATTATCATAATATCTGCCATGCGATGCCCATACTGAAAGATGGCGGTTCTGCAATCCTTCAGTTATAAAGTAAGGATGTGATGCATTAAAGACCCAGGGATCATCGGTATATTCGATGTCTCCCCAGGCCCTTGTATTGCCTTCAAGATATTGCGCATTTGCAGTTGCCGGCATCAATAGCCAGCAACAGAATGCCCAATATTTAAGATAGTTTTTCTTATTCAATTTTTTACCTCTAAGTTATTTATAAGCTGACTTATTTCTAAGTTTACTTACCTTTATCATTACCTATTTCTAAGTTTTGATATTTACTTTTTACTTCAATCGATGTTTCCGATAGTGAATTTTTCCGGTTTTTTACCCTTGAAGTCCTTGAAATAAAGTTTGATTTCGCGCATGTCCTTATCTACATCGCCTGATGGAATCATCTTCTTGGTGCACTGAATGAGCTTCTTTTCATAATCAGCACCATAGAGCAGGATAGGAATATTAGCCTTCTGTGCAATGAAATAGAAACCTTTTTTCCATTCTGGATTAAGAGAACGGGTTCCTTCAGGTGTGATGCAAAGCACAAAAGACTTTCTCTTTTTAGCCTCTTCAGCCAAATTATCAGTCATGCTCGTATGCTTACTTCTCCAGACCGGAATGCCACCCATCTTGCGGAAAATAGGACCGAGAGGCCAGAAGAACCATTCCTTTTTCATCAAGAAGTTAGACTTCATACCTTCAGCCTTGGCAAAAGCCTGTCCAAGAAACAAATCCCAGTTGCTTGTATGCGGAGCTAAGCATATAATATACTTTTCCGGCAAATCAACCGTGATATCCTTTTTCCACCCTAATTTCTTATATAAAATCCAGCGACAAAAATTCTGTAACATATATAATAAGGTATAGGACTAAGCGAGATTAGCAATTTGATCAATAATCTCACAAACTTGCTTGTTGAAATCAGAAACGAGATTCTTATAATATACGGTCTGTTTCATACCTGGTTCCGGATGAGAGACACGTTTGATGAAATTCGTATTGGTCATAACAATGACAGAAATGATGCCGTCCACGTCTTCTTGCTCTGGTTTGCCATTATACAATGAGGCTGCTACGCACTCAGCGAAGAGTTCGCTGGTGATGTAATTGATAGTGCGTTTTAAATCTCTTTTATTAGCCATAATGTTATTCTTTTAAATTTAAAATTATGAAATGAATGCTCAAAGATAGCAAAAATCTTTGAAATCCAAGCATAAGTAACGAAAAAAAATACTGATTAACGCAATTTTAGCTTTTTTCTTTCATTATTTCGCAAAAAAAAGTTATTTTTGCAGTGTTTTTCAAAGTTTTTGTAGTTTCAACTTTTAAATATTAAAGAATAATTATGGAAAAAAGTGCATTGCAAATTGCAAGAGCTGCTTATCAGCCAAAGTTGCCAAAGGCTCTTCAGGGCCCTGTTAAGGCAGTAGAGGGCGCAGCTACACAGTCAGTAGGTAATCAGGATGAAATTAAGGCATTGTTCCCTAATACATACGGAATGCCTGTCATCACTTTTGAAGCTGGTGAGGCTAAGGAACTCCCTTCTTTCAATGTAGGTGTTATCCTCTCTGGTGGTCAGGCTCCTGGTGGTCACAACGTGATTTCTGGTCTTTTCGATGGTGTAAAGGCTCTCAACCCTGCTAACAAACTTTATGGTTTCATTCTCGGTCCTGGTGGTCTCGTAGATCACAACTACATGGAGATTACTTCTGAAATCATGGACGAGTACCGCAATACTGGTGGTTTTGATATCATCGGC
This is a stretch of genomic DNA from Segatella hominis. It encodes these proteins:
- a CDS encoding DUF4421 domain-containing protein, coding for MLQNTNTYEEYTLSSKEGQRISFAPDPTFRLGPYLGWRWVFLGYTVDLKHINASSQHTNKKEFDLSLYSSMLGIDLFWRQTGNDYHVQRMNLSSELDTSPMHKVPFDGFKSSIKGFNLYYIFNHRKFSYPAAYSQSTCQRKSAGSMLLGIGYMRHTLDVDWDKLSSLVDEKLGKKEDGKSRIDSTLTFSKVKYSDISVSCGYAYNWVFAKNFLFNASLSVGLAYNKSKSDTEHSRLDIHDFSFNNFNLDGIGRFGIVWNNTKWYAGASAVIHTYNYKKEQFSTNSSFGSLNIYVGVNFGRKRHH
- a CDS encoding N-acetylmuramoyl-L-alanine amidase-like domain-containing protein encodes the protein MMYFKFILASQILNLATLLAVGQTRSCTFEPHPKSVSNGVKKENIDSYQDAHLSPLKTSSDKVVSHRTDDTAHYQVDATYSQSDISRINSLLREASQLKAKPKSWMLWFGKKFIGVPYVGGTLDRAEEEKLVINTSELDCTTFVEIVTALTRCMSGNGKRDFSDFFRQLQHVRYINGEIVYEKRQHYFTVWISDNAEEGIVTDIQNNPPFTKVQHVSVNWMTTHQQSYKMLKNNTKRLQGIKALEEQISGKSYRYIPKEQIVDSRLFRNTIHNGDILVMITNKKGLDTTHIGIASWHQDGLHMLNASSIHKKVIDEPMLLRTYMMKHPSQIGIRVCRVVDGAK
- a CDS encoding YgiQ family radical SAM protein codes for the protein MDYKLTDFLPTTKKECELRGWDELDVILFSGDAYVDHPSFGSAILGRILEANGYRVAIVPQPDWHGDFRDFKKLGRPRLFFGVSPGAMDSMVNRYTANRRMRSEDAFSPDSRHDMRPDYPSIVYTQILKKLFPDVPVALGGIEASLRRISHYDYWKDELRKCILCDSGADLILYGMGERSIVELANAFAEGKTMDEIHEMPQVAFYCKEKDIPGGFKDDDIILHSHEECLHNKKGQAENVRHLEEEANKMHAQRMIQEVDGKYVVVNPPFPLMTTEELDAAFDLPYTRLPHPKYKGKTIPAYEMIKFSVNLHRGCFGGCSFCTISAHQGKFVVCRSKESILKEVKKIIAMPDFKGYLSDLGGPSANMYGMHGKNQKACEVCKRPSCVNPQICPNLNTDHSKLLEIYHAVDALPGIKKSFIGSGVRYDLLLHKSKDEKVNQAAREYTRELITKHVSGRLKVAPEHTSPEVLKFMRKPSFDLFYEFKRIFDKINKEEGLNQQIIPYFISSHPGCHEEDMAELAVITKGLDFHLEQVQDFTPTPMTISTETWYTGYDPYTLEPVFSAKTQKEKLAQRMFFFWYKPEERRAIESELRRIGRSDLIAKLYDKRDMKGGHTSARFDEKAVGSTYDNPGVGRGARGKNRQGNSSYGPNSGRNGRNQSYQPKGYGNVGCYDEDKYLNNGKPLNARNHHEGSQRPLSPRELAKSVKEQLKADKGSGFFKDKKKKSFNPNFDEGNHRRGDMSQNRGNGKQNHGNGRNSGSFSGDNRNKGNSGRRGKR
- a CDS encoding fibronectin type III domain-containing protein — encoded protein: MNKKNYLKYWAFCCWLLMPATANAQYLEGNTRAWGDIEYTDDPWVFNASHPYFITEGLQNRHLSVWASHGRYYDNDQKRWKWQRPNLFGTTEDLFTQTIVIPYLIPMLQNAGAIVFTPRERDWQKKEIIVDNDDPIKANYYKETVNGKKWKTGKEPGFAAKKALYNDGENPFTDGSIRKAKATKKKNYSEISYQPNIPDAGKYAVYVSYQTLPKSVKDAKYLVFHKGQVTEFTVNQRMGGSTWVYLGTFDFDKGCNEFNRVVVTNQASSKGIVTSDAVRFGGGMGNILRGDYNSGVPRCLEGARYYAQWAGAPYSVYGGRKGKNDYADDINTRSLMTNWLGGGSVYMPAKDGKNVPIELSLAIHSDAGYNPDGKSVYGSLAICTTNFNDEKLNTGISRFTSKDFAQALLKNLVTDMRYKYGDFGERYLWDRNYSETRLPEVPSAIIETLSHQSFPDMKLAQNPMAKFTIARSLYKTILRYVSSNHGKKYTVQPLPPNHFSVEVNNQGIATLSWSPQTDKTEPTATPTSYVLYIAEGRGGFDNGQIIRTAACQIKLEPGKTYSFKVTALNKGGESFPSETLAALYNPKAHHTVLIVNNFHRLAAPQVIDNEAEQGFDFDQDPGVSYGLNAGWNGKQRVFKRSKMGVMTADGLGYCGDEMAGKMIAGNDFNYPVEHARAIATSNLYSIASCSSEAILSGKVNMGKYSIVDLINGLERYDGYTPEYYKSFTPTMINKIENYMHHGGRLLVSGSYIGSDMQTDEEKNFLANTLKVQYQVSDSLKATPMVNGLGMNFDYYDKLNDKHYAATHPDILAPIDGAICTMQYINGASAAVGYKGNGYGSFTMGFPFECIKNEQTRVQLMSGILKYLLDNK
- a CDS encoding 1-acyl-sn-glycerol-3-phosphate acyltransferase encodes the protein MLQNFCRWILYKKLGWKKDITVDLPEKYIICLAPHTSNWDLFLGQAFAKAEGMKSNFLMKKEWFFWPLGPIFRKMGGIPVWRSKHTSMTDNLAEEAKKRKSFVLCITPEGTRSLNPEWKKGFYFIAQKANIPILLYGADYEKKLIQCTKKMIPSGDVDKDMREIKLYFKDFKGKKPEKFTIGNID